In Zea mays cultivar B73 chromosome 7, Zm-B73-REFERENCE-NAM-5.0, whole genome shotgun sequence, the following proteins share a genomic window:
- the LOC100278785 gene encoding uncharacterized protein LOC100278785 codes for MPSQPQPSSIGGTSQTPAPFQTAPVFTGGSPRTLATLSAQSVPRVTRRSIALVDWCLERVEGEEGKIRVAGTTYTPQTSPQTRREASSSKGSRKVAGRVFRSSAIVRRHDHFRIMSEDGYLIRIGCLLNIPKTRNNGFSEEVCECFEFGFPIQWHRLVNPKMVPDNKHALSPSETTASAPSHSVGYYMEKFLSDSFSNSNRYSFTENDSYTSVVCTGSRNGLTTQTLSNLPDDNAGNITVSWGLYGLGMDMSEKPWTPPAEACNNRQESDQHESMQIDACKQELVNRSMSSVSVKQSISSISPNSKVDGNRIVPSKIMSVVNESYRSTVGCGQAEEDVGIQQEKKHSCSSEHGMVTLSINCTSSQLGAPGIPKFGKDSVNLWTTDALELSTEGMTPKIGADSTDRRLRSGKILGMPSGGLMNRGHKLKKIKQEASSKQMVNQGATCTVDLTSHENDFSAAEIVVEEKLESHSSCLKGRGGPAKGKRKRERW; via the exons ATGCCGTCCCAGCCTCAGCCGAGCTCCATCGGCGGAACCTCCCAGACCCCGGCGCCGTTCCAGACCGCGCCCGTCTTCACCGGCGGAAGCCCCCGGACCCTGGCGACGCTCTCCGCTCAGTCCGTCCCCCGCGTCACGCGGAGAAGC ATTGCGCTCGTCGATTGGTGTTTGGAGAGGGTGGAGGGCGAGGAGGGCAAGATCCGCGTCGCTGGAACCACCTACACCCCGCAAACGAGCCCGCAAACGAG GAGAGAAGCATCGTCCTCAAAGGGAAGCAGGAAAGTGGCAGGCCGAGTGTTCAGATCATCTGCTATTGTTAGGCGCCATGATCACTTCAGAATTATGTCCGAGGATGGTTACCTCATACGGATAGGCTGTCTCTTGAATATTCCCAAAACACGTAACAATGGATTTTCTGAAGAG GTGTGTGAATGCTTTGAGTTTGGCTTTCCAATTCAATGGCACAGGCTTGTTAATCCAAAGATGGTGCCCGATAATAAACATGCACTGTCACCATCAGAAACAACTGCTAGTGCACCAAGTCATTCAGTTGGATATTACATGGAGAAGTTCTTAAGTGACAGTTTTTCCAATTCTAACAGATATTCTTTCACAGAGAATGATTCTTACACATCTGTAGTGTGTACTGGCAGCAGAAATGGACTTACTACCCAAACCCTTTCAAACTTACCAGATGATAATGCAGGAAACATAACTGTATCTTGGGGATTATATGGCCTCGGGATGGACATGTCTGAGAAACCTTGGACACCACCTGCAGAAGCGTGTAATAATAGACAAGAAAGTGATCAACATGAAAGTATGCAAATAGATGCATGTAAACAAGAGTTAGTTAATCGCTCCATGAGTTCTGTTTCAGTTAAGCAAAGTATAAGTTCCATCAGCCCCAACTCAAAAGTAGACGGCAACAGAATTGTACCATCCAAAATTATGTCAGTTGTGAATGAAAGTTACAGGAGCACAGTAGGTTGTGGTCAGGCTGAGGAAGACGTTGGTATTCAGCAAGAGAAAAAGCACAGCTGTTCAAGTGAGCATGGAATGGTTACTCTTTCTATTAACTGTACATCCTCTCAACTAGGTGCACCAGGAATTCCAAAATTTGGGAAAGATTCAGTGAACCTTTGGACTACAGATGCATTAGAACTATCAACTGAAGGGATGACTCCAAAGATTGGAGCTGACAGTACTGACAGGAGATTACGAAGTGGCAAAATTCTTGGAATGCCAAGTGGTGGACTAATGAATAGAGGCCACAAGCTGAAAAAGATCAAGCAGGAAGCATCCAGTAAACAGATGGTTAATCAAGGGGCTACATGCACTGTGGATCTGACTTCTCATGAAAAT GATTTTTCAGCAGCTGAGATTGTCGTTGAAGAAAAGCTGGAATCACATAGTTCATGCCTTAAAG GACGAGGAGGACCAGCGAAGGGGAAGAGGAAGAGGGAGAGATGGTAG